A window of Oryza glaberrima chromosome 2, OglaRS2, whole genome shotgun sequence genomic DNA:
ATTATCAATCAAAGATTCATCTGCGAACATGTTTTTCTTATATAATGGAAGGAACAATATTCCTTTATCTCAAAGTTCCATAACATATTTGTGTGCGAAAAAACAACTACATACTAGGGTGTCGTCGCATGGAGTGGCACACGAACGACGGCATGTAGGTATAGGTCATTCTTCCTCCTAACAGTGATGCCCATCTCCTCGGTCATATCTAGCTCACTTGGCTTCACCCCAGCAGGGAGGCTCCAATCGAAGTGGTAGAGAAGGGTGGCGAGCGCGAGTTCTATGTTCGGCTGCGCGAACATTATACCAGGACACATTCTCCGTCCAGACCCAAATGGCAAGAACTCAAAGTCCAAACCCTTAAAGTCAATTTTGCTATCCTCAAATCGCTCAGGCTTGAACTCTTCGGGGTCATCCCAATACTTAGGATCTCTACCAATTGCCCAAGCGTTAACAAGCACAGTGGTACCTTTTGGCACATCATATCCAAAGATCTTGCATGACTCCCTCGACTCCCTAGGAAGGAGCAAAGGCGCTGGCAGATGCAACCTCAGAGTCTCTTTGATAATGAGCTTTAGGTAATTTAGGTCGGCCAAGTCTTCCTCGGTCACCTTTGGCTTCCCTTGGAGATTGTCGCGTAACTCAGCTTGCGCTCTCTTCATCACTCTTGGGTTCCTCATGAGCTCCGACATGGCCCATTGGATTGTAGTCGCCGATGTCTCACTTCCGGCGCTAAAAAGGTCCtatgaaatttcaaaattattaaCTTAAATTGAACATGCCAGAAATTAAATGAATTAGAACGtacgaaaagaaagaaaattagaaaaaaacatttggTTGGAATTTGGAAATGATGTTGTGCTTGCTTACAAGGATTACTGCTTTGATGATCCCCATGGTGAGAGGCACGTCGAGGCCACCTCCCTTCTGAATCCTCAAGAGGACGTCCACCAGATCGTCGTCTTCCACgacgtcgccgctcgccgccgctgccgccgcgcgccgctcctggTGCTGCTCGATGGCGCGGTCCATGAGCTCGAAGTTCTTGCGGTGGTTCTCctgcgcccgccgcgccgcgccggtgaCGAAGCTGGCGAGCCACGACGACGGGAACAGGTCGGCGAGGCTGAACCCGGAGACGAGCTTGAGCCCCTCGGCGAGGGCCTCCAAGAACTCGTCCCGCTTCTTGAACCTGTCCCCGATCATGGCGCGCACCGCCGAGTCGGCGATGAGCACGGCGATCCGCTCGCTGACGTTGACGGCCGCCTCGCcgtggggcgccgccgccgcgacggcggcggcgaggcgcgcggcctcctcctccctgacgCGGCGGAACGACTGGACGCGGCGCGCGGAGAGGAGCTCCAGGATGGCGATGCGGCGGAGCTGTCGCCACAGCGCGCCGTAGGGCGCGAACACGAGGCCCTCCCCGTCGGCCGTCATGATCCTCACGGTGGGGCTCACCGGCCGCGTCGCGAACGCGACGTCGTGCGTCCGCATCACCTCGCGCGCGGCGCCCGGCGACGTGGCCACCACCACGGGGACCTCGCCGAGCCGGAGGTACATGAGCGGCGCGTCCATCCGCCGCGCGAGGTCCGCCAGCGCGCGGTGCACCAGCGGCTTCCCGGCGAGGTGGTGCAGGCTGCCGATCACCGGCAGCCGCCACGGCCCCGGCGGCAGCCTgacgccatcgctgccgccgccgcgcgtcctcGTGACCCGGACGAGCACCAGCACGGCCACGGCGAGGGCGAGGTAGTGGTAGTAACCGTAGCAGCTGGTTGGTTCTTCCATCTCTTCGCTTTGCTTCGCTGACTATACACAGCCAAAGCAGTATATTTATACACTACCTGCGTATGTATACAGCTGTATGTATTTATATCTATACCATAGATAGAGATATGGTATTTCTATTCATATCTTAATTACCTTATATCTAACATCTATATTCATAGCACTCTGAGGAAGCTTCTACACTAACTTGGAAAAAATCTGACCATTAATTTAGCAGATCACATTGTTATGATACAGATTGAGAATACATTTACACTAAATTAATTAGACACTATAAAAGAGTTCTTTacattaactaaaaaaatctcACTATTAATTGAGCGGATCTTGTGTGTACTAACTAGGGACTTCGAGAGAGCTTCTAcattaaaaaaagatttcatCGTTAGTTAAAACAAATTGTTCTTAAGTCTATTTTCTCAACTTCACCTCTCTTCTTTTTCACGCTCAttctttccaaactactaaataaaaatttctatagtaaaattgttttaaaaattataagaatCCATTCTAAATCCTTTTCTAATACTTAATCAATTATATGCTAATACGTGCTTCATTTTACGTGTCGGAGAGGAgatgtcccctctcctcccgaACACATTCTAATGATCCATACATAGGTTACTTTAAGTATGAGGGAGTTGctatatctctactacttaaatcatccttctccacctccacctccacctctacGTAAAAACCTACTACCATAAAAACCATCCATCTAAAAAGCAgacttctttaaaaaaaagctaaataaCCCCACTAAGTCTAAATTCTCTcggtaaatttaataaaaaatcgtTGAAATGCATGAGCCTataactactactccctctatttcagattataagatgtttttgactttagttaaagtcaaaatgtttcaagtttaaccaagtttatagaaaaaaatagtaatatttttcgacccaagataaatttattataaaactatatttaattattaatttaatgaaactaatttggtaatgtaaatattactatatttgtctataaaatgagtaaaacttgaagtagtttgactttgaccaaagccaaaacatcttataacctaaaatggagagagtactaattAACTAAATTCTGATCATCTATTAGGCGAAACATGTTACTCAATCCATCTTTTAATGTATGACATCGTTAACTTT
This region includes:
- the LOC127763598 gene encoding desmethyl-deoxy-podophyllotoxin synthase-like, encoding MEEPTSCYGYYHYLALAVAVLVLVRVTRTRGGGSDGVRLPPGPWRLPVIGSLHHLAGKPLVHRALADLARRMDAPLMYLRLGEVPVVVATSPGAAREVMRTHDVAFATRPVSPTVRIMTADGEGLVFAPYGALWRQLRRIAILELLSARRVQSFRRVREEEAARLAAAVAAAAPHGEAAVNVSERIAVLIADSAVRAMIGDRFKKRDEFLEALAEGLKLVSGFSLADLFPSSWLASFVTGAARRAQENHRKNFELMDRAIEQHQERRAAAAAASGDVVEDDDLVDVLLRIQKGGGLDVPLTMGIIKAVILDLFSAGSETSATTIQWAMSELMRNPRVMKRAQAELRDNLQGKPKVTEEDLADLNYLKLIIKETLRLHLPAPLLLPRESRESCKIFGYDVPKGTTVLVNAWAIGRDPKYWDDPEEFKPERFEDSKIDFKGLDFEFLPFGSGRRMCPGIMFAQPNIELALATLLYHFDWSLPAGVKPSELDMTEEMGITVRRKNDLYLHAVVRVPLHATTP